Proteins from a genomic interval of Channa argus isolate prfri chromosome 11, Channa argus male v1.0, whole genome shotgun sequence:
- the wu:fa19b12 gene encoding uncharacterized protein wu:fa19b12, which translates to MAKRCAEDVLPHDSPSKRCYRSLCSVDMQLQSVGPIVGGNLNPPSLLSLLGRRCRKRPYYVEEPECEEAAGGPHIKTTHCDIRKHAGNVLSVQISGNPQDRRSSNTLTSPKKRAREEGAGSEAVSVKPDVQADLDTNTEDWPYNSFQYWRVPLPELDLSLLEDANGHSQIEDKTDRRHYF; encoded by the exons ATGGCAAAGAGGTGCGCCGAAGACGTCTTGCCCCACGACTCTCCCTCCAAAAGATGTTACCGTTCACTTTGTAGTGTTGACATGCAGCTACAGAGCGTGGGGCCCATCGTGGGTGGGAACCTAAATCCGCCGTCCCTGCTGTCGTTGTTGGGCAGACGCTGCAGAAAGAGGCCGTACTATGTCGAAGAGCCAGAGTGTGAGGAAGCAGCAGGAGGTCCTCATATCAAGACCACTCACTGCGACATCAGAAAGCACGCAGGAAATGTTTTGTCGGTGCAGATTTCCGGAAATCCCCAAGACCGTCGAAGCTCCAACACATTAACAAGTCCCAAGAAACGAGCTCGAGAGGAAGGCGCGGGCTCCGAGGCTGTGAGTGTTAAACCTGATGTACAA GCTGACTtagacacaaacactgaagaCTGGCCTTACAACTCCTTCCAGTATTGGAGGGTCCCACTGCCTGAGCTTGACCTTTCGCTGCTGGAAGATGCCAACGGCCATTCCCAAATTGAAGACAAGACAGATCGAAGACATTACTTCTGA
- the carnmt1 gene encoding carnosine N-methyltransferase isoform X1, which produces MAETEGGELQDGPYFRKEKIKYSPEEEARLERKHFWRIIDAFRYYRFHVQEQANRAERQFWSLPQHHQNLLPGVLPNLAQIRHCAEHNQEVLHAIVQNSLHMFENIEYGEREDPRKVRPTSTFDMDKLKSTIKQFVRDWSEVGQGERDTSYKPIIQEIQRLFPDEQYDVSKVSVLVPGAGLGRLAWEIARLGYTCQGNEWSLFMLFSSNFVLNRCEKVNALTLYPWIHQFSNNKKSSDQTRPIRFPDVNPQSLPINSDFSMVAGDFVEVYVDSDSWDCVATCFFIDTAHNVIEYVETIWKILKPGGVWINLGPLLYHFENMANELSVELSYEDIKSAMVKFGFHIEVEKESMQTTYTENDRSMLRYVYDCVFFVARKPADLYNVEDEQQSGSPPAAKSPRRESTYSLT; this is translated from the exons ATGGCCGAAACGGAAGGGGGTGAATTGCAAGATGGACCATATTTTcgcaaagaaaaaataaagtacagtcCCGAGGAAGAAGCCCGACTCGAGAGGAAGCATTTCTGGAGAATAATCGATGCTTTCAGATATTACAG GTTCCATGTCCAAGAACAAGCCAACCGTGCTGAGCGTCAGTTTTGGAGCCTACCACAGCATCACCAGAATTTGCTTCCAGGTGTTTTGCCTAACTTGGCTCAGATCAGGCATTGTGCTGAACACAACCAGGAGGTCCTGCATGCCATTGTTCAAAACAGCCTCCATATGTTTGAGAACATAGAGTATGGTGAGAGG GAAGATCCAAGGAAGGTGCGCCCAACCTCTACGTTTGACATGGACAAGCTTAAGTCCACCATAAAGCAGTTTGTCAGGGACTGGAGTGAGGTGGGCCAGGGTGAAAGGGACACCTCCTACAAGCCTATCATCCAAGAGATCCAAAGACTCTTCCCAGATGAACAATA TGATGTGTCTAAGGTGAGCGTGCTGGTTCCGGGTGCTGGGCTTGGTCGTCTAGCCTGGGAGATAGCTCGGCTGGGTTATACATGCCAGGGCAATGAATGGAGCCTCTTCATGCTCTTCTCCTCAAACTTTGTTCTTAATAG GTGTGAAAAGGTGAACGCTCTGACCCTGTACCCTTGGATCCACCAGTTTAGCAACAACAAGAAATCATCTGACCAGACACGACCAATAAGATTCCCCGATGTCAACCCTCAGAGTTTGCcaataaattcagatttttccaTGGTAGCAGGGGACTTTGTGGAGGTCTATGTTGATTCTG ACTCCTGGGACTGTGTAGCTACCTGCTTCTTTATTGACACAGCTCATAATGTCATAGAGTATGTAGAGACCATTTGGAAGATTCTGAAGCCAGGTGGAGTGTGGATCAATCTGG GTCCCCTGCTGTATCACTTTGAGAACATGGCCAATGAGCTCTCAGTTGAACTTAGCTATGAAGACATTAAATCAGCAATGGTTAAATTTGGCTTCCATATTGAg GTAGAGAAAGAGTCGATGCAGACCACCTACACAGAGAACGACCGTTCCATGTTGCGATACGTTTACGATTGTGTCTTCTTTGTGGCACGGAAACCTGCAGATCTGTACAATGTAGAGGATGAACAACAGTCGGGTTCTCCACCGGCTGCTAAGTCACCACGGCGAGAGAGCACTTACAGCCTGACGTGA
- the carnmt1 gene encoding carnosine N-methyltransferase isoform X2: MFENIEYGEREDPRKVRPTSTFDMDKLKSTIKQFVRDWSEVGQGERDTSYKPIIQEIQRLFPDEQYDVSKVSVLVPGAGLGRLAWEIARLGYTCQGNEWSLFMLFSSNFVLNRCEKVNALTLYPWIHQFSNNKKSSDQTRPIRFPDVNPQSLPINSDFSMVAGDFVEVYVDSDSWDCVATCFFIDTAHNVIEYVETIWKILKPGGVWINLGPLLYHFENMANELSVELSYEDIKSAMVKFGFHIEVEKESMQTTYTENDRSMLRYVYDCVFFVARKPADLYNVEDEQQSGSPPAAKSPRRESTYSLT, from the exons ATGTTTGAGAACATAGAGTATGGTGAGAGG GAAGATCCAAGGAAGGTGCGCCCAACCTCTACGTTTGACATGGACAAGCTTAAGTCCACCATAAAGCAGTTTGTCAGGGACTGGAGTGAGGTGGGCCAGGGTGAAAGGGACACCTCCTACAAGCCTATCATCCAAGAGATCCAAAGACTCTTCCCAGATGAACAATA TGATGTGTCTAAGGTGAGCGTGCTGGTTCCGGGTGCTGGGCTTGGTCGTCTAGCCTGGGAGATAGCTCGGCTGGGTTATACATGCCAGGGCAATGAATGGAGCCTCTTCATGCTCTTCTCCTCAAACTTTGTTCTTAATAG GTGTGAAAAGGTGAACGCTCTGACCCTGTACCCTTGGATCCACCAGTTTAGCAACAACAAGAAATCATCTGACCAGACACGACCAATAAGATTCCCCGATGTCAACCCTCAGAGTTTGCcaataaattcagatttttccaTGGTAGCAGGGGACTTTGTGGAGGTCTATGTTGATTCTG ACTCCTGGGACTGTGTAGCTACCTGCTTCTTTATTGACACAGCTCATAATGTCATAGAGTATGTAGAGACCATTTGGAAGATTCTGAAGCCAGGTGGAGTGTGGATCAATCTGG GTCCCCTGCTGTATCACTTTGAGAACATGGCCAATGAGCTCTCAGTTGAACTTAGCTATGAAGACATTAAATCAGCAATGGTTAAATTTGGCTTCCATATTGAg GTAGAGAAAGAGTCGATGCAGACCACCTACACAGAGAACGACCGTTCCATGTTGCGATACGTTTACGATTGTGTCTTCTTTGTGGCACGGAAACCTGCAGATCTGTACAATGTAGAGGATGAACAACAGTCGGGTTCTCCACCGGCTGCTAAGTCACCACGGCGAGAGAGCACTTACAGCCTGACGTGA